A genomic region of Miscanthus floridulus cultivar M001 chromosome 3, ASM1932011v1, whole genome shotgun sequence contains the following coding sequences:
- the LOC136541846 gene encoding ubiquitin-conjugating enzyme E2 36-like isoform X3 encodes MAPPKVRFLTKIYHPNIEKLGRICLDILKDKWSPALQIRTVLLSIQALLSAPNPDDPLADNVAKHWKANEAEAVETGIFGNH; translated from the exons ATGGCTCCACCAAAG GTTCGTTTTCTCACAAAAATTTATCACCCTAACATTGAGAAG CTTGGTAGGATATGCCTTGATATTTTGAAGGACAAGTGGAGTCCTGCCCTTCAGATTCGAACAGTTTTATTGAG CATCCAGGCATTGCTTAGTGCTCCAAACCCTGATGACCCGCTTGCCGACAATGTGGCGAAGCACTGGAAGGCTAATGAAGCTGAAGCTGTAGAAACAG GTATTTTTGGTAACCACTAG
- the LOC136541846 gene encoding ubiquitin-conjugating enzyme E2 36-like isoform X1 has translation MAPPKVRFLTKIYHPNIEKLGRICLDILKDKWSPALQIRTVLLSIQALLSAPNPDDPLADNVAKHWKANEAEAVETVTQPKSGPVYMQAELDLCIMHACLVRNFVRWSCGGELDRRLVGEIGN, from the exons ATGGCTCCACCAAAG GTTCGTTTTCTCACAAAAATTTATCACCCTAACATTGAGAAG CTTGGTAGGATATGCCTTGATATTTTGAAGGACAAGTGGAGTCCTGCCCTTCAGATTCGAACAGTTTTATTGAG CATCCAGGCATTGCTTAGTGCTCCAAACCCTGATGACCCGCTTGCCGACAATGTGGCGAAGCACTGGAAGGCTAATGAAGCTGAAGCTGTAGAAACAG TGACACAACCAAAGAGTGGACCCGTGTATATGCAAGCGGAGCTTGATCTTTGCATAATGCATGCTTGCCTGGTAAGAAATTTCGTTCGGTGGAGCTGCGGAGGTGAACTTGACCGACGATTGGTTGGTGAAATTGGAAATTGA
- the LOC136543963 gene encoding polyadenylate-binding protein-interacting protein 11-like, with product MFQKVSDEALASLDLDGTIIGINSVSVSRSRTAICPINPKFLPQSEAEWETCLRTIYCTNISKIVYVTSSNLKAFCEAYFGKVDGAIAALMSGGIYMDGIPIRMCPSKSPIRTYCFGSPTALEGTIGGY from the exons ATGTTTCAAAAAGTTTCAGATGAAGCACTTGCTTCATTAGATCTTGATGGAACCATTATTGGCATAAACTCTGTGAGCGTTTCACGCTCAAGGACTGCAATCTGCCCTATTAACCCCAAGTTCCTTCCTCAG TCTGAAGCTGAGTGGGAGACCTGCTTGAGGACTATATATTGCACCAATATCAGCAAAATTGTATAT GTCACAAGTAGTAATCTGAAAGCTTTTTGTGAGGCATACTTTGGCAAG GTTGATGGTGCTATTGCTGCTCTTATGTCCGGCGGCATTTACATGGATGGCATTCCTATCAG GATGTGCCCATCCAAGAGCCCGATAAGGACGTATTGCTTTGGGAGCCCAACTGCGCTGGAAGGGACCATTGGTGGATACTAG
- the LOC136541846 gene encoding ubiquitin-conjugating enzyme E2 36-like isoform X2 gives MAPPKVRFLTKIYHPNIEKLGRICLDILKDKWSPALQIRTVLLSIQALLSAPNPDDPLADNVAKHWKANEAEAVETGEGIINLV, from the exons ATGGCTCCACCAAAG GTTCGTTTTCTCACAAAAATTTATCACCCTAACATTGAGAAG CTTGGTAGGATATGCCTTGATATTTTGAAGGACAAGTGGAGTCCTGCCCTTCAGATTCGAACAGTTTTATTGAG CATCCAGGCATTGCTTAGTGCTCCAAACCCTGATGACCCGCTTGCCGACAATGTGGCGAAGCACTGGAAGGCTAATGAAGCTGAAGCTGTAGAAACAGGTGAGGGAATAATCAATCTTGTTTAG
- the LOC136541847 gene encoding phosphoenolpyruvate carboxylase 2: MAALGAKMERLSSIDAQLRMLVPGKVSEDDKLIEYDALLLDRFLDILQDLHGDDLKEMVQECYEVAAEYETKHDMQKLDELGKMLTSLDPGDSIVIAKSFSHMLNLANLAEEVQIAYRRRIKLKKGDFADENSAITESDIEETLKRLVVDLKKSPAEVFDALKSQTVDLVLTAHPTQSVRRSLLQKHSRIRNCLVQLYSKDITPDDKQELDEALQREIQAAFRTDEIRRTQPTPQDEMRAGMSYFHETIWKGVPKFLRRVDTALKNIGINERVPYNAPLIQFSSWMGGDRDGNPRVTPEVTRDVCLLARMMASNLYCSQIEDLMFELSMWRCSDELRMRADELHRSTKKDAKHYIEFWKKVPPNQPYRVILSDVRDKLYNTREQSRELLSSGHSDIPEEATLTTVEQLLEPLELCYRSLSACGDRVIADGSLLDFLRQVSTFGLSLVRLDIRQESDRHTDVLDAITTYLGIGSYREWPEERRQEWLLSELNGKRPLFGPDLPKTEEIADVLDTFHVIAELPADNFGAYIISMATAPSDVLAVELLQRECHVKTPLRVVPLFEKLADLESAPAALARLFSIDWYRQRINGKQEVMIGYSDSGKDAGRLSAAWQLYKAQEELIKVAKDFGVKLTMFHGRGGTVGRGGGPTHLAILSQPPDTIHGSLRVTVQGEVIEQSFGEEHLCFRTLQRFTAATLEHGMHPPNAPKPEWRALLDEMAVVATEEYRSIVFKEPRFVEYFRLATPETEYGRMNIGSRPSKRKPSGGIESLRAIPWIFAWTQTRFHLPVWLGFGAAFKHVLQKDIRNLHMLQEMYNEWPFFRVTIDLVEMVFAKGNPGIAALYDKLLVSEELQPLGEKLRANYEETQKLLLQVAGHRDLLEGDPYLKQRLRLRDAYITTLNVCQAYTLKRIRDPDYHVALRPHLSKEIMDSTKAAAELVKLNPGSEYAPGLEDTLILTMKGIAAGLQNTG; the protein is encoded by the exons GTTCAAGAATGCTATGAGGTAGCTGCTGAGTATGAAACAAAACATGACATGCAAAAGCTTGATGAACTCGGGAAGATGCTAACAAGCTTGGACCCTGGGGACTCTATTGTGATCGCCAAGTCTTTCTCGCACATGCTTAACTTGGCCAACTTGGCTGAGGAAGTCCAGATAGCATACAGGAGGAGAATCAAGCTCAAGAAGGGAGACTTCGCTGATGAGAACTCGGCAATCACGGAATCTGACATTGAGGAAACACTTAAGAGGCTTGTTGTTGACCTGAAGAAGTCACCTGCTGAGGTATTTGATGCCCTCAAGAGCCAGACTGTTGATCTGGTCTTGACTGCACATCCAACACAGTCTGTGAGGAGGTCACTGCTCCAGAAACACTCGAG GATACGCAACTGTTTGGTTCAACTCTACTCAAAAGATATCACTCCAGATGATAAGCAGGAACTTGATGAGGCTCTGCAGAGAGAG ATCCAAGCTGCCTTTAGAACTGATGAGATCCGAAGAACGCAGCCCACTCCCCAAGATGAAATGCGTGCTGGTATGAGCTACTTCCATGAAACAATTTGGAAGGGTGTTCCAAAGTTCTTGCGCCGGGTTGATACTGCATTGAAGAACATTGGGATTAACGAGCGTGTTCCTTACAATGCACCTCTTATTCAGTTCTCTTCTTGGATGGGAGGAGATCGTGATG GAAATCCAAGAGTGACACCAGAGGTTACCAGGGATGTCTGCTTGCTTGCCAGGATGATGGCATCAAACTTGTACTGCTCTCAGATTGAGGATCTCATGTTTGAG TTATCTATGTGGCGATGCAGTGATGAGCTGCGCATGCGAGCTGATGAGCTGCATCGCTCCACTAAGAAGGATGCCAAGCATTACATAG AGTTTTGGAAGAAGGTTCCTCCAAATCAGCCGTATCGGGTGATACTGAGTGATGTCAGGGATAAACTCTACAACACTCGTGAACAGTCACGAGAGCTTTTATCCAGTGGACATTCTGATATTCCTGAGGAAGCTACATTGACAACTGTTGAGCAG CTGCTGGAGCCCTTGGAACTATGTTACAGATCGCTCTCTGCTTGTGGTGACCGTGTAATTGCTGATGGAAGCCTTCTGGATTTCTTGCGTCAAGTCTCCACCTTTGGACTCTCCCTTGTGAGGCTTGACATTAGGCAAGAATCAGATAGGCATACTGATGTACTTGATGCCATCACTACATACCTGGGGATAGGATCTTACCGTGAGTGGCCAGAAGAACGCCGCCAAGAATGGCTACTGTCTGAACTTAATGGCAAGCGCCCTTTGTTTGGCCCAGACCTTCCCAAGACTGAGGAGATTGCTGATGTTCTAGACACATTCCACGTTATCGCTGAGCTTCCTGCTGACAATTTTGGTGCTTATATCATTTCCATGGCAACAGCACCTTCGGATGTCCTTGCTGTTGAGCTCCTCCAACGTGAGTGTCATGTAAAGACACCACTTAGAGTAGTCCCACTGTTTGAGAAGTTGGCCGATCTTGAGTCTGCCCCGGCTGCATTGGCCAGACTGTTCTCAATAGATTGGTATAGACAGAGGATCAATGGCAAGCAGGAGGTCATGATTGGGTATTCAGACTCAGGCAAAGATGCGGGTCGCCTCTCAGCAGCTTGGCAGCTATACAAAGCTCAGGAGGAGCTCATCAAGGTTGCTAAGGACTTCGGTGTGAAGTTGACGATGTTCCATGGGCGTGGTGGGACTGTTGGAAGAGGTGGTGGTCCCACTCACCTTGCCATCTTGTCCCAGCCACCAGACACGATCCATGGATCACTCCGGGTCACTGTCCAAGGTGAAGTCATTGAGCAGTCTTTTGGTGAGGAGCACTTGTGCTTTAGGACACTGCAACGTTTCACGGCTGCTACCCTGGAGCATGGCATGCACCCACCAAATGCACCGAAGCCAGAATGGCGAGCCCTTCTTGATGAGATGGCAGTTGTGGCAACTGAGGAGTATCGGTCCATAGTCTTCAAAGAGCCACGCTTCGTCGAGTATTTCCGCCTC GCAACACCTGAAACAGAGTATGGTAGGATGAACATAGGAAGCAGGCCATCCAAGAGAAAGCCAAGCGGAGGTATCGAGTCACTCCGAGCAATCCCATGGATCTTTGCTTGGACACAAACACGGTTCCACCTCCCGGTCTGGCTAGGATTTGGGGCCGCATTCAAGCATGTCCTCCAGAAGGATATCAGGAACCTCCACATGCTCCAGGAAATGTACAATGAGTGGCCGTTTTTCAGGGTCACTATTGATCTGGTGGAGATGGTGTTCGCCAAGGGTAATCCTGGCATCGCCGCACTGTATGACAAACTCCTCGTTTCAGAGGAACTGCAGCCATTGGGTGAGAAGCTGAGGGCCAACTATGAAGAAACCCAAAAGCTTCTACTTCAG GTTGCTGGGCACAGGGATCTCCTGGAAGGTGACCCTTACCTGAAGCAGCGGCTCCGCCTCCGTGACGCGTACATCACCACCCTGAACGTGTGCCAGGCCTACACCCTGAAGAGGATCCGTGACCCCGACTACCATGTCGCGCTGCGCCCCCACCTCTCCAAGGAGATCATGGACTCGACCAAGGCGGCTGCGGAGCTGGTGAAGCTGAACCCTGGCAGTGAGTACGCACCGGGGCTGGAGGACACCCTCATCCTGACCATGAAGGGCATAGCAGCCGGTCTCCAGAACACCGGTTAA